Part of the Puniceicoccaceae bacterium genome is shown below.
GGATTTCGGCGGCCTTTTTGACCACACGCTGTGCATCCGGAATTTGAAGTTTCTCGAGCGGCATGCTGTAGATCTGGGGAGCATCGATGGCCGAAACACGCTTGATCGGAGCGTCGAGGTCATCAAAGGCCTTGTCCTGGATCAGAGCAGCGATCTGGGCGTCCACTCCGCAGAAGGGCTTGTTCTCCTCAACGAGCACAACGCGGTGAGTCTTGCGTACGGACTTGAGAATGGTTTCCTCGTCGAGTGGACGGATCGAACGCAGGTCCACAACCTCGACGGAGATATCATACTGCTCCTCAAGGATTTCGGCGGCCTTGAGACAAGTGATGACGGCTCGCCCGTGTGCGATGAGCGAAAGATCGGAACCCTCCTTCTTTACATCGGCCTTGCCGATGGGGACCAGGTATTCCTCCTCGGGGACCTCGCCCTTGTCGTTGTAGAGAATGGTATTCTCCATGACCATGACCGGATCGTTGTCGCGGATGGCGGCCTTCATCAAACCCTTGGCGTCATAGGCCGTTGCCGGGCAGACCACCTTGAGGCCGGGTGTATTGGCCAGGAAATTTTCGGGTGTATGGGAGTGTGTCGCACCGACGGCAGTGCCACCATTGGCGGGGCCGCGAATGACGATGGGGCAATGGATCTGCCCGCCGGACATGTAGCGCACATTGGCGGCGTTGTTGATGATCTGGTCCCATGCCACGTAGGCAAAGCTCCAGAACATCAGCTCCATGACCGGGCGAATGCCCAGCATGGAGGCACCGATGCCCATGCCGATAAAACCGGCCTCACTGATCGGGGCATCGACGACCCGCTTGTCGCCAAATTTTTTGAGCAGTCCTTCGGTGACCTTGTAGGCACCATCAAACTGGGCAACTTCTTCTCCGATGATCACAACGTTTTCGTCCCGCTTGAGTTCCTCAGCAAGGGCTTCGTTGATCGCCTGACGATAGGTAATACTACGCATGAAAGTATGAATGGTTAGCTGGATTGGCGCTGCGGTTCAGAGGGTTTCAAAAAAGAAGGTACCCTCCGCCATTTTTTGATCGGGATGGTCGGTATCCCAATAGATGTCAGACATCAGCTCCTCCTGTGGAGGGAAGGGACTCTTGTCCGCAAACTGTGCCGACTTCTCGGCCTCCTCGGTGGCTTCGGCGCGGATCTGCTTGAGCAGGTCATCGGTGAGCACACCTTCCTGCTTCAGGGTTTCCTCGTAGAGCGTGATCGGGTCCTTATTCTTCTTATAGTTCTCGATCTCCTCCTTGGTGCGGTAGGACTTGTCGGGATCGGACATGGAGTGTCCGCGATAGCGATAGGTCCAGAGCTCGACGATGCTGGGGGTCTGGTTTTCCCGAGCATCAGTCATTGCCTTGTTGAGGATGGAGCGCGCTTCGTAGACGGAATTTCCGTTGCCGGCATACCAACCCATCTTGTAAGCCTCTGCGCGCTGGGCCAACACATCGGCTGCGGAGGAACGCTCCTGGCTCGTACCCATGGAATACCCATTATTTTCGATGAGATAGACCACGGGAATGCGCCAGAGGGAGGCAAGGTTGAGCGACTCGTGGAAGACACCCTGGTTGACGGCACCTTCGCCGAGCATGCAGACAGCGCAGCCCTTGAGACCCTTATACTTCAGGGCATAGGCGAGGCCCAGTCCGAGTGGAGTCTGGCCCGCCACGATGCCATGACCGCCCCAGTAGCGCTTGTCGGGTGCAAAGTAGTGCATGGAGCCACCCTTGCCCTTGGAACAACCGGTGAATTTGCCCTGAAGCTCGGCCATGCATTCATTCATGGACATGCCGACGGCGAGTGCGATGCCGTGGTCACGGTAGGCCGTGATCACGTGATCGTTTTCGCCCATGAGCGATGCCACAGAGGCGGCGATGGATTCCTGGCCAATGTAGAGGTGAAGGAAACCACCGATTTTGCCCTGCTGGTAAACGCGAAGGGTGCGTTCCTCAAATCGCCGGATGCGGATCATCTCGCGCAGCAGATGGATGCGCTCCTCCTTCGAGAGGGATTTGTTGATCGGGTCTTTTCCGTATTTTTTGTTGTGTTCGAGGACCTCCTCGCGCGCGGCGATGGAAAATTCCTTGGAACGTTCAGATACTCTTTGGGTAGGCACGATTGCTGATTAAGTATTTCGGTTGTGAAAGGTTTGAAAGCTGAAAAAGCGCGGCCCCATCAGGCACTGCTGCGCTCGGGCTTGCGGTAGCGGGCTGACTGCTCGTCAGCTTGGTAGGAGGAGCGCACGAGCGGCCCGGACTCGACGACGTCAAATCCGAGTTCAAGCCCCCAGGATTTCCAGTGCTCGAACTCCTCAGGGGTAACCCAGCGGTCGATGGCCACATGATCCGGGGTTGGCTGCAGATATTGCCCGATGGTGACGATGCGTACGCCTGCATCGTACATGTCGGTGAGCACATCTTCAATTTCCTCCTGCTGCTCACCGATGCCGAGCATGATGCCGGACTTGGTTGGAAATCCGCGCTTGGCCGAATGTTCGAGCACTGCGAGAGAGCGGTCGTAGCGTGCGGTTTTGCGGATGGGACGCTGCAGGCGTTCGACGGTCTCCATGTTGTGGTTGAAAATCTCGGGTTTGGCATCGAGCACGATATCGAGATGATCCATGTTGCCCCGGAAGTCGGCGGTGAGCACCTCCACAGCAGTTTGTGGGCAGCGCTGGTGGATCGCACGAATCGTGGCGGCCCAGATCGAGGCGCCACCATCTTTGAGGTCATCGCGCGCCACTGAGGTCACCACGCAGTGTTTCAAATTCATTTTGGCGACAGCCAGAGCCACGCGCACCGGTTCACCGAGGTCGAGTTCCGTCGGACGACCGGTTTGAATCGCGCAGAAGCGACAGGAGCGCGTGCAGATGTTGCCGAGAATCATGACCGTTGCGGTGCCTCGGGACCAGCATTCTCCCATATTGGGACACTGTGCGCTCTGGCAAACTGTATGCAGTTGGTTCTGCTCTACGGTCTCGCGCGTTTCCCGGTACATCGCACCGGTCGGCAACTTGGCTTTCAACCACTTTGGCTTACTTTTCAGCATGGGTTCGCATAGTTAGTGAAAATCCCCCAGAATTCAACTTCTAATAGGTGCTTGACCATGGCCATATCGGGTATGTAACCCAGTTCGGCAGCCATGGAGGTGACGGTTCCGTCGGTGATGCCGCAGGGAACGATTCCGGCAAAGTGTTCGAGGTCGGGATCGACGTTGAGTGCGAGACCATGGTAGGTGACCCACTGTTTCACTGCAATTCCCATGGCAGCGATCTTACGCTTCTCCAGCCAGATGCCCGTCATTCCCTGCCTCCGGCTGGCGAACAGACCAAAATGGGCGAGGGTGCGGATAAGGGCTTCTTCTAAATGACGCAGGTAGCGGTGCAGATCCTTGTGATGGGCGAGGTTGACGATGGGGTAGGCGACCAACTGGCCGGGGCCGTGGTAAGTGACGTCGCCTCCACGGTTGGTCATTTCCACGGCAATGCCAGCCTGTTCGAGCAATGCTGCTCCCCATTTGAGATGTTGTTCGGCATTCTTGCGCCTTCCGATGGTGTAAACGGGGGAGTGCTCGGTAAAAATGAGCGTATCGCCGCGCTCACCAGCGATGCGCTCGGCTACGCAAAGCAGCTGCCGGTCATAGGCCTCTTTGTAGGAAGTGCGCCCCCAATCTACCGTATTGCCAATCATGTGAGACTGATCTTGCTGCACGATTTGATAATACGCAATCTTCGGAATGACGGAACGGGGTGGATTTGTGCCGGACTGCTCCTCCACTGCATTATGGGCTGGAGCAGGCTCATGCATACATGAAAAAACCGACGATCATCATCGCGGAAACTGCCACCTTGAACAACATGGCTGCCACACCCCCGAGAAAGGAACCAAAGCCTGCCCGACCCGCCTTGCGCCACTCCTGTCCCCCGATGAGTTCGAAGAGAATGGCCCCGATGAGCGGTCCGAAAATCAGCCAGAAGAGGGGAGGTGGGATGAAAAAACCGATCAATCCGCCGACGATGGCTCCCAGTCCGCCCCGCCAGGTGGCTCCGAATCGCCGCGCCCCCCAGTAGGTCAGCGCGTAGTCACCAGCCATGGCGACCAGGGAAAGACCCAACATGATGAGGATAAACTGCCAACTGACGGAGTGGTCGGGCACCCACAGGCGGTGCAAAACGATGCCCGTTAGCACGACAAAGTTGCCGGGAGCCACAGGCAGGATCGTCAGGACAAATCCGATTAGAAAAAAGAGCCACAGCATCGCCATGGCCCAAAAGGGGGCCGAGCTGAGAAAATCCGGTATCCAGTCCCAATTCATGATAGTGTAATGTGCTGTTGATGGCGGAGCAACGCAACCTGCTTGATTGAGGAGAGGGATTGGTGTTGCGCGTTACTTCAGACGGCTCACGGCGAGCGTGTGTTCCTTGAGCGGCTTGCCGTTGAGCAAGTGATTCTGAAGAATGCGTTCAATGACATCGGGAGTGCAGCTCATGTACCAGACTCCGTCGGGCTGCACGAGCAGGTGGGGTCCCTTCTGGCAAATGTCAAAACATTGAACAGGAGTCAGGGCGACGACGGGCTTGGGGTCGTTGCTCAGTCCGAGTTCTTTCAGACGCTTTCGCAAATATTTGAGGGATTCTGCTCCTTTATCCGCGTGGCAGCATTTCCCACACTGTGCACCACCGCAGAAAAACAGGTGATATTTGATGGTTTCGATGCCCAATCGCTCCACCTTGCGTTTGAGCTGGGAATTCAGGCGCGGTGTATCGGAGAGGGATTTGTTGAATTTTCGAACGTAGCCGGCTTTGCGAAAGATCTCAAAAAGCTCCCTGCTGATCCACGCATCCGTGGCCGCGTAAGTGATCTGCTTGGGAGTCAGTTCGTCCTTGGCCCAGTTGGTTACCTGCGCACTTTTGGAGATGCGTTTGCCCAGCAGGATGGCACAGAGACTGCGCAGGCCCGTGTTGTTGATTTTGGCGACTCGCGCCAAGTCGGCAAGGTCGATGAAAGCTTCGGGGGCAAAGGGGAAGAGCTTCATGAGACCGGCCAAATCATCCCTTATGGCGACGCCTGCTTTGGTGATGCTTGCATCTGCAAATAACTCTGCAATGCCGGACTTGTCCTCAATGCGATTGAGCTGGATCAAGTATGCCTTTTTGCGTGTGCACAGCTGCAGCAGTGAGGGCAGGTAGACATCTGTCTTTCGAAAGCTCGGACGGGTTTCGGTGTCAAACCCCAGGATCTTCTCGCGGCGCAGTTCCTTAAGGGCGATGGTCAACTCCTGTGCCTCGCGGACCAATTCTGTGGGTCCCTCATATTCGACCAGCGGCAGTTTGTTGATTTCTTCTTTGGTAATTGATTGGGCGAATGGATTTGTTTTGTAGTTCAGAGGGCCAATCATTGATACAGTCCAGTTTGTCCGTTTGCGTGAAATTGCGATTTGATCAACGCAGTTCATAAACAACAACTCGCCATTGGGGAAGGAAGAATTGTGCTGAGTCTCGATAAATTTGAAGGTTGGCATCGAATCCGCTCACATCACATGGAAGTGACGTTCAACCTGATGTGAGGCAAAGGAAAGTGGAGAACAACGCTTTCGCTTGCGAGCAGCCGAGATTCGGACAAGTTGAAAACGTGCCGTTAAAACAGAGCTTTGCAGCTCGGGATGACGCTTTGCAGCAACTATGGATGACAAGATTTTTTTGAAAGCATTTTGGGAAAGCACCAATTGCGCGATGGTGTTTTTGACACAGGATTGGGATTCGGAATCGCTCCGCATGCCATTTTTCATGGAACCCGATTCCATCCGCTTTGAGATTGAGCGAGTGCATCCCTACGAGATAGCGCGACTGTCGGGATACTGCATTGAAGGGGACCAGATTCGCTTTGTGCTTGATCCTACGGTTCACCCATCGCTGGACGTGGATGAAAGCGTGTATGTGGCGGGGCAATTCAACGATTGGCAAGCAGCGATTGGCAAACAGGCCTACCGCTTGTGTCCCTATGAGATGAATGGAAATCCGGTGCTGGTCGTGGATGTGCCAGTTTCGGAATTGAAGGGGGAATACACGTCCTACTTTCGGTTTGTCTCCGAAAAACACCGCTGGCTGAGTGTGCCCGAAAATGCGCCGAACCTTGTCCCAAATCGTTATCAGGGAAGTGATTTTATGCTGAATCTGCGCCAGAGCGGGCGACATGTCTTTCACCTTCGAACTGATGAATCGATCAGCCTGCACCGGCACATCGCATTGCATTGGAAGGACCCGAATTTTCACGAAAGCATTGCGATTTCGAATGCGGAGTTTTACCTCTCGCTCGAGTCTTCCTTGCCAATGGGAGTCTCACGCGAGGGAGAATTGCTGGTGTTTCGCCTCTTTGCTCCCCGCGCCAACCGGGTGACGCTCGAACTGTTCAAATCCCTCAAACAGGAAAAACGGGAGCGCCATGAGATGAAGGAAAATAAGGACGGCTCGTGGGAAATTGCACTTCCGAGGGACTGGGATCGACACTATTATTATTACTACGTTGATGGCATCAACCATGACGGCTCAACCTGCTTTGACGGCACCTTGCCTATCGTCGATCCCTATGCCCGCGCCATGGCATCTTCGAAAGGACCGGGCATCATCGTCGATCCGTCGACGCAGCCCTTGGCCAATTCCACTTATCACCCGCCGATGTGGCATGATCTGGTGATCGCCGAAGTGCACCTGCGCGACCTGATGGCGAATTCCTTCCTTCCACTCTCTAACACCGAGCGTCAGCAATTTCGGGGCATGAGCAAATGGCTGCGTGATCAGGGCAACTACCTGCGGCAGCTCGGGGTCAATGCCATCGAGTTTCAACCCCTGCACGAATTTGAGTATGACTCCAAGGATGAATACCACTGGGGCTACATGCCGGTGAACTGGTTCAGCCCCGCCAGCTGCAATGCGCGCTTCCCGAAAAATGGTTCACAGATCGAAGGGTTTCGCGACATGGTAGCGGCCACACACGAGGCGGGGTTTGCCTTCATTCTGGATGTGGTTTACAACCACTTGGGTTCTCCCAATGCCTTGTATGCAATCGACAAACACTACTACTATGAGGTGGATTCCAACTTCAACCTGACCAATTGGAGTGGAGTGGGGAACGACCTGCGCTGCCGCTCTCCCATGGCCAAGCGATTGATCATCGACAGTTTGAAATACTACATGACCCACATGGGTGTGGACGGCTTTCGCTTCGATCTAGGCGAACTGATCGGGCGTAGTGTGCTGGAAGAGATCGAGCACGAACTCAAAGCAATCAACCCCTCCGTCATCCTGATCGCCGAACCATGGAGTTTTCGCGGGCACATTGCGGACAAGCTGAAATTCACGGGTTTTGCGTCCTGGAATGACAGTTACCGCGACTTTTTTGTCAAATACCTCGGAGGCGATGGCTCACCTGAGCAGTTCGCCTGGCACCTCAAAGGTTCCCCGGAAGGGTTGACGCGATTTCCCGCGCAGACGGTCAACTATTCCGAGTCCCACGACGACTATTGCTGGATGGATCTCATCACCGAAAATGGGCAGCGGGATGGATCTCACCCCTCCTTCAATGACATGCGGCGCACGCACCTGATGTTTTCGATGCTCTTCATCTCGCTGGGTATACCGATGATTTCGGCCGGACAGGATTTCCTGCGCAGCAAGCGTGGAGTGCGCAACACCTACCAGCGTGGCGACATCAATGCGATGGACTACAGCCGACTGATCTCGTTTTCAAATACCCATGACTACGTGCGGCGCTGGATCGCGTTTCGCCTCTCGGATGCGGGATCGTTACTACGGCTCGAATTCCATCCGGATGAGGACTATTTCCGCTTTTCCCATGCGGAGCATGGAGGACGGGGATTGGCAGTATTGATCAATGCCAATCATCAGCATGGCGAACGTCAGCTGATTTATGCGATCAATCCGAGTTTGCACGCCGAATCCTGCAGCATTGAGGGTATGGGAATCGAAGGAGCTACCCAGATCGCAGACCAGTTCCGTTTTGAGATTCATGGACTTCCGAGTGCGCGCCTGAGGTGGAAGGACGGCAAACTGCTACTGCCACCGCTCACCTGTGGACTCTGGATTCGCTAGGTGCTCGAGAGTGATCGCACAGGGTCTTGTATTCCGGAGTTGAATGCTTCAGGATGTCCGGTTCATTGAGCAATCAGATGGCCACGACACTTCCCAACATCGAACCCATGATTCTATCCGCGCGCGCAACCACGGGTGCGTCCGGACTTTCGTCACTGCAGCAGGAGATTCTGCGTCTGAAAACAGAGCGAAACGCAGTCATACTCGCGCACAATTACCAGATTCCCGAAATCCAGGAAGTAGCTGACTATCTCGGAGACTCCCTCGGGCTTGCCTACCAGGCAGCGTCGACGGATGCAGAGGTTATCTGTTTTTGCGGGGTGCATTTCATGGCGGAAACTGCAAAAATCATCAACCCGGAGAAGCGGGTGATTTTGCCCGATCTGAATGCGGGTTGTTCGCTTTCGGACTCATGTCCTGCGGAAAAACTCGCTGCCTACCGCGAACGCTACCCGGACGACTACGTGGTGGCCTACATCAACTGTTCTGCAGAAGTAAAGGCGCTGAGCGATGTCATTTGTACCAGTGGAAATGCGGTGCGCATCGTGGAGCAGGTGCCTGCGGATCGGGACATTCTCTTTGTGCCCGATCAAAACCTCGGGCAATGGGTTGCGGGGCAAACCAACCGCACCATCAAATTGTGGCCGGGCAGCTGTTACGCGCACGTGCTCTTTTCCAAAGAACAGATCGAGCGCATCCGCCTCGACCATCCCGGGGCAAAAGTGGTGGCTCACCCGGAATGTGTTGAAACGGTTCGCAATATTGCGGACGAAGTTTGCAGCACGGAAAAAATGGTGCAGTTCTGTCGAAGTGACGATAGTGATACCTTTATCGTGGTGACCGAGACCGGGATGCTGCACCGACTCCGCAAGGAACTTCCGAACAAGACCTTCATTGCGGGTCCGACCGAAACCTGCGCCTGCAACGATTGCCGGTTCATGAAACTCAACACCCTCGAAAAACTTCATGCTTGCCTCGAGACACTCAGTCCCGAGATTCACCTGTCTGCAAACCTTATCGACAAGGCACGCCTGCCGATCCAGCGCATGCTGGACTGGAGCCGCTGAGTCCTCTTGCGTGCCCGCTACTGACCGGGCATATATGAGTGCGCAGTGTGGGTCTTCGCTGCCTTGTTGAGGAAGGCTGACATTTTTCGTTTTGATCACACCTGAAAAACGGGCGATTGCGAATCGCACCTACACGCTGGACTTGATGCGTGCACCCTTTGCCGGAGTGCTGGAGTCCGGCATGCATGCACTGGTGCTGTTGATCGCGATTCGGGTCTTTGACCCCAATCCCTTTTTCAAAGCATGGATCCCCGCCTCGATTTCAGTCGGCTTTTTGCTCAGTCCGATCGTGTTATCCGTTGCATGGCGGTTGAGGGTTCGCGCAACCCGCATCGCATCGCTTTTGTGGATACTGAGCGGACTTTGGGTCTTCGGAGCAAGTTATGCGCAGGGATTTCATGGGTATTTTGCGATGCTGGGTCCGGGCATGCTCGTGTTTGCGCTGGTGCCAACGTTCATGATCTTTGCCTATGCAAACAACTACACGGCGCAGCAGCGCGGGCAGCGTATCGCCGTATTTTTCATGATCTCGTCTGCAGCAGCCGTCGTTTTTTCGTTTTGGGCGGGGGAGTGGCTTGATGTGGATTTGGAGCGATTTCGCTGGATTCTGCGAATCATCGCCGCTGCTGCTTTTGCCAGTGCGGCCTGTGCGTTTTTCATGCCTTCTCCGCCGGTGGAGGCGAAGCATCATGGATCACCGCTGCAGCATTTTTCGTTGATCTGGAAGGACCGCCTGTTTGGTGGCATGCTGGCCTCGTGGATGTTCATCGGGTTCGCCAATCTCATGACGATTCCACTCCGCGTGGAATACCTGGCCTCGCCAAGCTACGGATTGAATCTCAGCAATGCGGAAATTTCGTTGTTGGTCGTTGTGATCCCCTCGATCTGCAGGATTCTGAGCACGCGGATCTGGGGGTATTTTTTCGACCGGGTCAACATGCTGGTGCTTCGCAGCCTGCTCAATGGCATGTTTCTGGTCGGCATCCTGATGTTTTTCATGAGTCGAAGTTTTGAACCGATGGCAATCTCCATGGCGATAACCGGCTTTGCCCATGGTGGAGGCAACATTGCCTGGAGCCTGTGGGTGACAAAAATTGCACCACCAGAGAAATCCGCTTCCTACATGAGCGTGCACACCGCAACCACTGGTGTCAGGGGACTATTGTCACCCTTTCTCGGGTTTGCAGCAATCACGCTGTTGGGACCGGTGCAGACTGCCTTGATTGCGTCGGCACTTGCCGGAATTTCGATTCTGATCAACCTTCCGCTGACCCGACACCCACGCCTGAAGGCATCGTATTGACAAGAATTCTGCGTTAGAGAGAAGGCGACTCAGGTTGCAGTAAGACCCGAGTTGGCTCAGTGGGTTTTCAGGAGTTCGATGTGGCGAAGCAACAGCGAGGTGGGCACCAGACCCGCAGGAGATTCATCGATCCAGTTGCGACAGGGTTTTTCATGCCTGAGCTGATGCACGTGCACGGCATCGGGATCCAGACGTCGGTCGAGAGTCGATGCTTCAGCCGGAATCCATTCCACTGGCATGCCATACCAGGTGAAGCCGACCCGGTACCAGCTCGGTCCTGCAGGAGCGGGTTGACCGCGCAGAAAAACCGGGTTGCGCTCCAGAAAGTCGGGACGTTTTTCGAAGTGGATCCAACATTCAAACGAGACGGGTTCTGTGAGGAAGTAGGCAAAAAACGGGGCACCGGGGTGATCGAGGTAATAGTTGAAAAACTCCAGCGGGTGTAGACCCAGCAGATTCATCCCGTTCCAGGAGCCATGCCAGTTGCGGGTTTCAAATCCCTGTAAGGCATACCAACTGTCAAATTTGCTGTTGAGCCTGACCCCGATTTCGAGGTGCAGGTGTGCGTTGGCAACGGGAATGGGGATATTGGATGAGCTGTTTCCCATGGTTCCCAGAACATCTCCTGCGCGCACGCGCACGCCAGGCCGGATGGAGTCTGCGATTTGCTCGAGATGGGCGTAGAGTGAAACCCACTCGAGACCCTGTCCGACGTGAGAGATCACCACATACTTGCCATAATTGCTGTGCTGCGTAGTGCGACTGACATGCGCCACGACTCCGGCTGCGATGGAACCGATCGCATCCAGACTGCGACCATCGGGAGAGCGCTGCACTGATTTTAAGTCAACTCCTTCATGAAAGCGACTTCCGCCATTGCGAGTGCAGCCCCAGTCCGCAGATGCCAGCCTTCCGGATGAAGTGGGTTGCAAGTAGTGTTCTGGATGCTCTCCGTTGAGAAAGGCCGTGTTGGGTGTTGGCCAAACGAGCGTACTTCCGTAGGTGGACACATCCGAGGCCGCTGTGAAAAGAATGCTGCAGGCAAACAGAGCGATGCCCGAAAACCACCACTTTTGTTGTTGCGAAACCATGAATAGCAAGGGCAGAGGGTCAGTTTAAGGCTGTGCCTGAAGCGATTTCTGAATGTTTTGAACCAGCGTGGGAAGCTCGCCCTCATCCACCTCAACATGGATCGCGAGAGTTCCGTCTTCGATGATGCGGTCAATGCGCCAGGCGCCCAGGGGTTCGGAACCCACGACGAGCACGAGACGCCTCGAGCGGTATGTTCCGGACAGCTCCATGAGGCGCAGGCGCGATTCAGGATTTAGCGCAAACTCCAGATACGGACCCATGGTTCCCTGTTTTAACTGAACCGATTGCAGATCAAAGTGGGGTATGCTTGGAACGGGCTTGATCTGGATCACCGATGCGCTGATCGGCAGTTGCACACTCGTCACCCTGGGGTTTCGGAGTTCGGAACCCCGTGCTTCGATGAAAAAATTGGGAATAAACTGAGGGTCAGCCTTCGGACCTGTAGCACAACCCGCCAGCAGCATCAGAAGGCTGATGCATTGCAAAGAGCGCGCGATGGCATGCCTGGGAATGGACTTGAGATTCACGATGCCTCCGGAATTGCAGTTTTTGAGGCATCATCGCTTTGCTCTGCCGCTGCGGATGCATCATCCGAACTGTCAGAACCTCCCAGGATGCTCAGGTTTTTTTCAATGTGAGCCATGTTTTCGGGATTCATTTCCACCGCTTCAACCAGGTATTCCTGCTTGGATTTTACATGGCGAAAATTGAGATAGTGCTGGGGGATGCCGCGAGATGGAATGGATTTGAGGATGCGCTTGCGCTCGAGAAAAAGGGCCAAAATGTAGATCATGCACTTCGTGGAATTGGAGCGAATCGATACCTCGACGGATTCCGCCATCGAGAGGAACAGCTCCTCTACCGATTGTGCCTGCTGTTTCTGCTCCTCAGAGTGAGTGGTGTCGGGTTCCTTGATTCGGCGGGACCAGCGTCCAACGATTGGGCCGTCGAGCGAGAGTTGTTCTGCAACGGACTCGAGCACATCGAGACGAATGAGGCCCTGTGTTGCGCTTTCGACAAGCAGACAAACGACCTGATCTCCGGGTTGGAAGGTTTGGCCGCTATGAGCGCATTTTCGTGAGAAGGATTGAATCTGCCACTCCGTGATCATCTCGCTTGAAGATGAAGGAAAGCCGCACGGGAATCAAGTGTTCGTTGGTCCCTGAGGGTCTGGTTTGCCTTGGGATTCGTGTCCCAGGAAAAAATCGAGCTGTTCGCTTGAATCAATTTGGGCCTTCCGGACGCCATCCTGCATCTGCAATGTGATGCGTTGTTGATGTTTCAGCGAGCCTGCATGAGTCATTACCTTGCCCTTGGAATCACGGACCACCGCAAAACCCCGGCGAAGAACATTGTCAACACCCAGTCCTTCGAGACGTTTTTCCAAGCCTCTCATGTGTTGTGCCCTGCGATCCATTTGATGACGAACTTCCCTGCTCAGGCGCAACTGCAGCGACGTGAACTGGTCGCGCCGCTGAAGGAACTGACGTGAGGGATGCAGGTTTTTCAGGCGTTCAGCGGCGAGGTGGGTTTCATGGCGATAGCGATGCATGGCGCTTGATAGGCGAGAACCCATGCGCTGCTGCAATTCATCCAGGCGCAAATGGCGATTTTCGAGCATGCGAGACGGAGTGACACCCCTCAGACGCTCGCGGTTATGCTGCAGTCGCTGCAAGTGTTGGCGCATGCCGACGGCAAGCTGACGTCGCAGGGCGAGTGTTGACTGTTGCAGCCGTTGTTGAATTTCCAGATACCCGCTGGAGA
Proteins encoded:
- the nadA gene encoding quinolinate synthase NadA, which codes for MATTLPNIEPMILSARATTGASGLSSLQQEILRLKTERNAVILAHNYQIPEIQEVADYLGDSLGLAYQAASTDAEVICFCGVHFMAETAKIINPEKRVILPDLNAGCSLSDSCPAEKLAAYRERYPDDYVVAYINCSAEVKALSDVICTSGNAVRIVEQVPADRDILFVPDQNLGQWVAGQTNRTIKLWPGSCYAHVLFSKEQIERIRLDHPGAKVVAHPECVETVRNIADEVCSTEKMVQFCRSDDSDTFIVVTETGMLHRLRKELPNKTFIAGPTETCACNDCRFMKLNTLEKLHACLETLSPEIHLSANLIDKARLPIQRMLDWSR
- a CDS encoding MFS transporter, with product MITPEKRAIANRTYTLDLMRAPFAGVLESGMHALVLLIAIRVFDPNPFFKAWIPASISVGFLLSPIVLSVAWRLRVRATRIASLLWILSGLWVFGASYAQGFHGYFAMLGPGMLVFALVPTFMIFAYANNYTAQQRGQRIAVFFMISSAAAVVFSFWAGEWLDVDLERFRWILRIIAAAAFASAACAFFMPSPPVEAKHHGSPLQHFSLIWKDRLFGGMLASWMFIGFANLMTIPLRVEYLASPSYGLNLSNAEISLLVVVIPSICRILSTRIWGYFFDRVNMLVLRSLLNGMFLVGILMFFMSRSFEPMAISMAITGFAHGGGNIAWSLWVTKIAPPEKSASYMSVHTATTGVRGLLSPFLGFAAITLLGPVQTALIASALAGISILINLPLTRHPRLKASY
- a CDS encoding M23 family metallopeptidase, whose product is MVSQQQKWWFSGIALFACSILFTAASDVSTYGSTLVWPTPNTAFLNGEHPEHYLQPTSSGRLASADWGCTRNGGSRFHEGVDLKSVQRSPDGRSLDAIGSIAAGVVAHVSRTTQHSNYGKYVVISHVGQGLEWVSLYAHLEQIADSIRPGVRVRAGDVLGTMGNSSSNIPIPVANAHLHLEIGVRLNSKFDSWYALQGFETRNWHGSWNGMNLLGLHPLEFFNYYLDHPGAPFFAYFLTEPVSFECWIHFEKRPDFLERNPVFLRGQPAPAGPSWYRVGFTWYGMPVEWIPAEASTLDRRLDPDAVHVHQLRHEKPCRNWIDESPAGLVPTSLLLRHIELLKTH